AATTCTTCTCACACTTCCAAGAACGTATATCTTCTAAATAGAACCTCGCAGATGTCGTCTGGCTTGTACTCAGCGTGGCAATTGCAGCTGTGCATAATCTCCCCAGAGTTCTGCGTCAGGTCTGGCCTCATATTTCCATCCTGGGATTGTTTGCCGGATTTGTAGCCTGGAACGGTGGCGTTGTTCTCGGTAGGCTTGACCTTGTGCTCCAATTTTGTTTGGAATGCGGCGGTTGCTAATATGCTACGACTGCAGGTGACAAGTCTAACCACGTTGCGACCCTGCACTTGGCCCAAATGCTTTATATCTGGCCCTTGATCGCATTCTTCTCAGCCCCACTGATGCTGAGATGTTTAGTCTCAACCGCCCTTTACTTGCGGAAGCTGCTTCAAGGTCACAGTGCTCAACCCCAAAAGGAACGCAGCACAAAATCCTCACAGAAGGACTGGACTTTGACCTGCATTGGTTTTATCCAACAGCACACAAGCAGCGGGCTCCCATTCCCGCTCTGGTATGTTTCGGCTGCAGTGGCAACGGTCATCGTCCATAAGAGCACCATCATCCACCCATTCACACTAGCGGACAACCGCCATTACATGTTCTACGTATTCCGCTATTCCATCCTCCGGAGGCCCGAGGTCAGATACCTGCTTGTTCCTTTCTATGTGGTCTGTCATCGCCTTTGCTGGCACTTGCTTGGCGGTAGCTCAACGCAAGATGGCCAGCGGATCAGCTTTATACAGGCACCGGGCGTCGAAACTGTATCGTCGGCACCACCAAAAGATACCATCAAGTTAAAAGAGGAGGGAAGGCCCGAGGACGGCGGTGAATCGCTCTCCACGGGAGTGCTGTGGCTCTCGGCCACGGCGCTATCCCTCATTACCGCCCCGCTTGTCGAGCCGCGCTACTTTATCGTGCCGTGGGTCATGTGGCGGATCATGGTACCGGCTTGGAGGGTACAAGAGCCGCGGTCCGGAGAAAAGGGACTCCTGACTAGGCTGCGCTCGTGGACCCAAGGGCTAGACCTGCGTCTCGTGTTGGAGACATTGTGGTTCGTAGCAATCAACCTCGGAACCATGTACATGTTCATATGTAGGCCCTACCACTGGAAGGACGTGGATGGGAAACTGATGGACGAAGGTCGGCTGCAGAGGTTCATGTGGTAGCCATAGAATCAGCCTCGATGACTCTCTAGGCCAGTTCCTATGCGGTTTTCATAGCCTATGTGCCATTGTGCACAAGCCTTTCCAATATATCCTAATACTTTGTTGTAGTGCACATCTCGacacccaaaaaaagaaaccaaccCGAGCTCGTCCAGTACATAATAAACCCTAAAAGGGGAGGAAATACCATTCCAGTCCGCAACGCCATTTCTTCGCCATTCCTCGCCATATGCAGACGCCACTTATTTACCATTGGACCTACGCCAAATTCCCACAAGGTCAACCTGGGCGTTTAAAGAGGAAGGGGAAACAATGAAAACAAACCTTGCCATCCGTATGCTTGGagtagagagaaaaagagacaagaaaataaagaaaaaccTCCTCCCCCAAAAACTTTTTGGTGCTGTGAGatacaaaaagaaaatgttACAAAgaacagggaaaaaaggggttCAAGAGAGAgaagggaaaagaagaaaaaagagaaaaatcaTAGGCTCAGTCGATCTAAACTCAATCTATCCCCGCTGCGGACCCGCCGTATGACGCCCAGCCTGAAGAAGCGCTCCTCGCCCGTCGCCGTCCTGCCACCGACGTACCACTTTTCCGCCCCGCGCACATTCTGGAAGCCCTCTGTGCTGCTGTCGCTGCCTCGCCTGCGTCCAGGAGCCGGGATCGGAATGCCGGACGTCGCCGCCCCCGTCGTGGTGCGCGAAGACTGAACGCCCGGACTGGACTGCTGATGGTGCTGCGACGCCGCGGTGGAGGGTTGTGTTTGTTGTtgagacgacgacgacgttgCCGATGACTGCTGCTGCGACTGCGTGCTCCTGGCGACCGCCGCGGTCGAGTATGTGGACGTCGACGACTGCTTGCCTGGTTGTTGTGATGACGTCGAGGCTAGCGGTTGGGTCTGTTGGCGGAACGCGGCGAAGACGCTCGTGAGGAAGAATGGTCGTTGGGATGGCATCGTGAACGGCGTCCCCCTGTTTGGTGGTATGCAGTTGCGCGGTTGCAAGGCTGCGGTGGCACGTGTTTGCGTGTGTTTTTGTGTAATTCGTTCTACGAGGGAGTTATTTCCTTTCTCGAATCGCGATTTGATGACAGCTGTGCCTGTGTggcactagaactagttctatgTGTGTCGATGGGTATCACCGGGTTTAACGGTGGGCCTTTGATATTGTTTGCGAGGCGGGCAAGGCAAGTCTCCGGCGTGCGGGTATCGGGAGGAGTTCGATGGCCGGTGGTCGGGTAGGTTCGAAGCAGGACGAGTCCGAAAGAAAGCTGAAGGATACTCGGAGAATATAACAATGACGAAAAGTCCTCCTTCAACGATTTCCTTGTTCCCGAGTTTGCTCCCTCTTTCCCCGCAAAGATTTCAGGCCACCCAAGAACCCCAAGGAAGCCTAGTTCGCTCCACCACCATAAAAATGCCAGGCCTTGGCTTTCCGGAGCAAACGGTGCTGCAGGATTAAGATAGGCGGGCGAAAATTTTCGGGGTCGGACgggtttttctttgtctgtCGATTGATTGATCGCACGTTGGCCGCTAGTTTTTTATTTCATCTCCTGCAGCGCTCGGATAGGATCTGTGCGGGCGATGTGGTGGGTTTTTGTCTGTTTTTGAACCTCAGCCCTCCCAAGGCGTCAAATCAAATTCGCGGTTTGATCGTAATTTTTGTAATATGGCGAGTGATTTTTTCTTTACTTCTTCGTCTCGCATGTGACGGTAGCGTCAAATGGGTTTTTTGTCGTAGGTGTTTACCTATCTTTGGACGTATCGGAGGAATGGAAGGTTGCGGTTTGAGAGGGGGGTTGGTATGGCTGTGTTCTGGTAGGCTGGCCTAGGCTCGAGATTCCGGAGCGGGCACATCTGTCAACAAATTGTATGGGGTATGGTGACGAATTAATGGATCGCGGGTAGGCATATTAGCACCTTTCCCGTTCTTTTGGAACATAAGTCGGCCAAACTCGGAACGTTCCCCGCATTGTGATTTCAGCTTCCCAGATCCAAATCTTTGTACCTAACAATTAGTTCATTATTTCTTTACACTGCGTACTCCctaatacctacctaggtactacAGTCCTACGATTATCTACATCCAGCTCGGTTGGTATCTTCTATCGTTATCGTTATTCTAATTATTGTACAGGACCTATGTACCTTATTTAATTGTAGAAATTCGCAGACTCATTTCAAATTGCAATGCCAAGAAGCACCCAGTCATACACTGTCCGGCAATTATGACAAACTCCTCGATTGTCACTCGCTAGTTTGGCGACCTGCAGTAGAAGTGGAGTTTGCTGCTACTCTACTCCGTACTCTAAGTTATCGGCGCAAAACTTTCCAACATTCGGAGTTGAATTTGCGGCTCTGTGTATGGGAGCGAGTTCCTGCGCAACAAGTTTCTTTTTAAATCAAGCGATTGGGCCAGCGTTCAATACTAGCCAGCTGCCTGTATGTATCTAGCAGCCGAACACGCCGGCAATTCACGGTACAACACCTTCACATGCTTACACCTCGCTTAGTTTCCCAACTTTTCCCCAAAGTCTCGACAATTCTTTGGTGGTCAGCTGAGGTGGGCGGCTGCCGTGAACAAACTACTACGTAAAACTTCCCTGTTGTCTCCCGCAGCTGTAAAATGTGGGGATGCGGGGCATGAGGTCATTTTCCAACAGGTTGTCAAGGATTTCTGCTTATAGCGGTACTGTGTCGATGCGGGGTGTTAGTGCACGTGATACCCCTGAGCTAAGCCCCTGAGACTACCTCCTGTTGGCCAAACTCAAACTTGGCACAAGTGTGCTCTAAAAAGGGAGGCATGCGAGGCTGCATGTGTTGAGCCGTTGAGGAGAGGCTTTGTGAGAACTAGAATTTAATCTAGACTGTTCACTATCTGATTGTAAGTTAGTCGCATCTCATATAGCTGTTCACTTGCATGGAAACTAATATCTTTGGTGGCAAGATTTGTGTGAATTAGGTCTTATTCTCAGTAGTAgagaacaagaaaagaagggAAGTAAAAGAATAAACTCCCCAATGCCGTACAAGTAGatgaagaataaaaaaaaaggaaatgccACGCTGATGAGCCTGCTGAAAAGAAGATGAAGCGCGCTGATGCAAGCCACTCCCAACTCTTATTTCCTCCGCGCCTATTATGAATGAACTGAATCCTCGATAAGTCCCCGAAGACTCCCAACACAGCCATGATGAAAAGCCAAAGCCAAAAAATGATACCCCGAACTCCGCTTCTTATGCGCCCTTTATTTTCATTCTGATGTTTTGTTTGCTGATGCTGTGACTTCGTTGCTGCTGGTGTGTTTCAATCTGAATCGCGATGTGTTGTTCTGCGTTTACTCCTCCTCGAAATCCTCGAAAGCCGCCTCCTCAAATGCCGCCTCCTCGAAATCCGCTGCGTCCTCTACGGGCGGCTTgggagcaggagcaggagcgaCGGGAGGGGCCGGGGGAGCGGCGCCAGGAGCCTTGGGAGGTGCCGGACCCGGAGCAACAGGGGGAGCTGGACCGGCATCCTCGACGGGTTGAGGAGCGGGGGTGGGCTCGGCGATGGGCTCCGCGGGGTTGATCCCGTTGATGCCGTTGATCAGGTCGCCGATGAGATCGCGCTCCTCGATCTCCTCAAAGATCAGCTCGTTCTCCTGATTGGTCTCCTCGGTAGTATCCTCCTCGGCGCGGGGGAACTTCTTTCCCTTCTTTcccttcttgcccttctttcccttcttgcccttcttgcccttctttCCCTTCTTTCCCTTCTTTCCCTTCTTTCCCTTCTTTCCTGTTTTGGGTGTCAGTGAAGCTGGATCGGAAGAAAGAGGGGGCAGGGGGTGtgtgtagtagtagtattagtagAATGATGATGAGAAGGAAATCCGCTCGCATACCCTTCtttcccttcttcttcttcttgccgcgCTCCTCGAGGAGGTTCATTTCGCCGGCACCCATCTGCAAGGCAGCAGAGACCGCAGTCTGAAGAGTTTACAATGTCAGTATacctttgtctttttgtgcTATGGTATAAAAGAGATGGGGGGGAAAAGAGAGAGATAAGACTTACTGCAAGCTCAGCTGAGCGGCTGACCATTGCCATTGTTCCATCATCCATCCTAGCGGGTACAGGAGCagcgatggcggcggcgctgaaGAATGCCAGGCCAAGAGTGGCGGCCTCGAGGATGGTTGGGATATGCATCTTGATAGTagcttgctgttgctgctgagtAGTTGATAGCGAGAGGCTGTTTTGCTGATTTATAGCAAAAGATGttggttggttttgttgtgtTGTAGCGAAGGTTGTCCTATTTGCTGTTGTGATGATGAGGATGGGGAGGAAAAGAAATGATGAATGATTGTGGAAGATCTCGAATTGTTTTATACAGTCCTCTCATGCATATTGAAAGACTTATTTTACTCCAATTCTCAGCCATGCCAGTAAGGTTCTGCCCCTGATGCGACCTTCGCTGCCCTCTTCGGTACGCCTGCCATGATGCTTACTGGACCGCTTGGTCGTGAGGTAATGGCCCGAAAAAACTTGGAAAGAGTCCAAGCGTGGAAAGGTACCGACAGGATTTGTTCAGTCGTCATGAAAGTTCACCCCATGCCTTGCTTGCCATTCCACTGGCTTGGTTGCCTGCGCCAAAAGCAGACGTTGAGAAAACAATGACAGCGGCATACGGTTTGACTAGGGGCTGCTTACCCGTTGGCTGCCTCCTCTCACTTCTGCTGAGACCTTGACGGGATCGTCCGAAGCAAGTTCGGCTGAAGAAAGATCTTTACGATTTCAACAGGACTCTACGCCTGGTAGGGAAACGGGGAAACGGGCTCCGAAGAAAAGAAGCTCCAGGGGTCAGCaagaacaaaacaacaaaaacatcAGACCTTATCAGGCCATGTCGTTATATGCAATGCCCGGATCGGCCCATGGCTGCGGGCCGTAGCTATAGGTACGCAGGGTACCACTAGTCGACATGCTTGCTTTGCTTACATTACATGTATATCGTCGAAGACACTACTGACTAGTAGCTGTAAGGGAGGTGATCGAGATGGGATAGAGATCTGTTGCATCTGGCACGCTTTGTTCCTGCATCTGAACATGCACCTTGGCTCGGAGCTGCCTGGCAGCGGCGACAGACAACAGACGAACGAatcaaagaagaagaataaaaaaaggagaaaccccccttttttttattcctggTGAGCCATACCTACTATGGCTGCATCGACCCACAAGACATCAGACTGCTGTTTAGGTAAGCTATGTCTAAATGGTGGCTATCATAATGCATAGGCCCTTGACCTATACGCGGCCCGTTCCTTTGCTGTTACCGCATGTTGCCTAGAGGAAGAAAAACGGTGTCGGGATGCGATGCACCATGTTTAGAAACCAGATGACTTCATGAATTCGTACAAAATGACAAGTGAGATCAGCAAGTCAGTAGAACGAGTTTATGCAACGTGTCGGACCAGCTTAGTTATTATACCATGTATGTGGTTACTGCTGAACCCTACGGAGCTTTTGTTCCAGCCCTACCAGGGCTTACTTTGCTGGATTCATGATTCAACGGCCGCTGCTGTTGCTTACGAGCTGCGTTTTCAAGAAAAAGTGGGATGAACAGACGGTAGCATATAGTGCCAACTATTCCCAGACTTGATCGAGTTGTTGTTAATGTTAGTGTCATATCCCAATATTCCAACAAAGGGTTATAAGGACGTGACTTTTTTCATGATGTACAATCATTAGAGCAATGAATTTCTTGGATGGGGATAGTATTGCACAACAAAATGACAAACAGACCAAGCGCAAGTGATCACGAACTGCAACCATCCGATCTTGATCCACAAAATACGGTTCGATGATAGTAAGACCCCAACAGGTCATGATGACGATCGTATACTGGCCTTGGTCTGATTTTGGTCCGATCATAACCCATCCGGATTCGGGAAACCGAATGCAAGTTATCAGGGAAACCCTTTCTCATTTTAACCAAGACCTTTAATGTGCATAACGGGAAAATTAAAACTTGGGAAGTGGTGAAATGAAGTCAGCAATTTCGAAACGTCCTCCTTTGCACGTTGATGATTTGGAACATAAAGATAGGCAGATAACAAGGCGCACCCAAATAAATTAACTGTCATCATAAAATAATAGCATTACACTTTCCTAATCTCAAAAACGATAAATGAATGAGCTCTAACTAACACATGCGAGGGAATTACTTTGTGTTGGAATGAGGGTCGGCAACACCAGATACAGTACCAGAGCCCAACTTGTTGTATTCAACGTTGATTGGCTGTTCCTCGTTGCGACCAGAAATCCTAGAATCTACACCCGAGTGGGGGTTGGTGTACTGCCTGCCACTTGAGATTCCAGAGTCAGCCCCGGACGAGAGACTGTAGTTTTGGGCCGAGTCCTGGCTCTGGCCATAGCTTGGCGGCGAGGGCTGACGGCGAGTGGGAATTCCGTGTCCGGGAGCTTGAGCAGCTGTGCCTGTCGATCTTGGATGCTCGCTGTGCGGCTGGTTCTGCGTTGGCTCCTCGGCTCTGTGCGAGAATGTTGAGAGTCCATGGCCGATGCCGCCTgctgcagcagcagagcTAATGGCAGCTGCATTGCTTTGGATGGTGGACGGGGAGCTGTCATGCCTCTGCTTTGCCTGCAGAGAAGCAGGCATGTCATCGTGAGCCTGAGATCCGAGGTGACCGGGTGCAGCAACGGCGGAACGGTGCTCAGGAGCACCACCAGCCGGTCCGCCACCGTGTGCAGGAGAGCGCTGGACTGCCCCAACACCTGTGCCCGATGCGTTTCCGGCATTCTGGCTCTGCGAGAGAGGGTGGGTCGGCGTACCAGACTGACCCGGAGTGCTATTGTCAGAGGCATGAATCTGATGCCTTATGGTCTCAGTACCCAGGATTTTGACGTAGTCAGTGCTCTCGGCACGCTGAGGCATGTTAGGCTGGCTTGGCTTCTGCTGATGATGACTGACGGCAGCGGCACCTCCTGCGAGagcacccacggcggcgaCTGTACCAGCTCCCTTGTGTGCCGGAATATCGCTTGTGGTGGAAGGGGGGGTTCCCTTGAGTGCATTTTGCTCTTCCTCTGTGTCGACTCCAGCAGCCTTCGCAATCGTGAGAAGTTGCGATTCCAGGGTCTGCTTGTCCTGAACGGCTTCTGGATTTGCTGCCGCCTCGGGCGACTCACCAGCTCGCTCCAGAGATGCTTGCACAGCCGCCGGAACGCCGGGTGCGACCTTTTCGAGGGGAGGGTTTGCATCAGCATTCCCGGTGGCCGCCGTGGTAGTGGTGCCGAGAGCGTTCTTGACAGAATCGGGAAGGGCAGAGGCAGCATTCTGCACGGCTGACTGGGTCGTCTCGcctgcagcggcggcagcgtcgAGAGTTGTATCCCTAGCCGCCGGGTAGTTCTCGACAGCCTTGTTCGTAGCCCACGCCGCGGCTTCTTGTGCAGCCTTTGCAGCCGCAGCCGCGGCGCTTGTTGCGCTGGCTGCGATTTCTTGGGCGAGCTCGCCAGCAGTCACGGTGTCTTTGTTGTCATGAATGGCATCGACCTTGGCCTGCTTATCTGCCGGTCTAGCCTCAATGGGGCAAGCAACTTGCTCCAAGACCTGTTCCTCAGCCGCTGATGCAAGCATTTCGTCGTCTACCTTTTTCAAGGAGGGCTGGATTCCACCGGTTGGATGAGATGCGTGAGCGGTGTAGGCTGATGGGCTTTGGTCGTTTATCGAAGTGACAATGGGTGCATCCTGGCCAGGATGGGTTGCAGATCGTGGGCTTGCCGTGTCCCTACCAAGATGTGCTGGCTCCCCACTGATAACAGGCTGGGTCTGAGGGACAACAATGTTTGCAGACAAGGCGCTGGAAGATTTGTTCGACTCGCCGGGGAAAGCTCCTGGCACGTTAGGGGTGGGAAGGTCCTCGTGCTCCTCACGTACGATGTTGCGAGAACCAGTGTTGAGATCGGCCATGTTGATTGATGTTTTAGTAGCAACTAACTCTAATGGCTGTTTTACAATATACCTTGGCAAGTCAAACCAGGTGGTGTTGTTTGGATTGAATTGATGAATGTTGTGTCGTGCCGCCCAGTCGATATGTGTCTGGTTCATCAATGGTCTTTTACAGGCAGGCTGCGGGAGAGATCAGCTTCTATAGATGTTGTCCGGTGCACTCAAGCTTGCAACAGTTTACGTCAGTGATTCGATGCTGCTTTCCTTCACCGGAAGTCGTGGCATTGTTCTCTGTGCTACCCATCCGGCAATCGCCCAGAAGTGACGCATCGCTTACCCACATATACCATCCAGTGGCATTTTACGCCAGAGTCGGTTTGTCGCAGCTTTGCAATCAGATCAAAAAGATAGACAGGTTGACAGGCTTTTCGAGGTAGGCTTGCGTCAATCCCGAGCCCACTCGCCAGTGTAGGCGGCTCACAATGACGTTATTGGTTCCCACAGCATCCCTGTCAACAGCTACCGTTATGGTTTGGCGGGGGTTTAAGACAAGCCAAGCTTTTGAGGGCCACTGAATTATCGTCATCATTGATGGGCTGTCGGTTTCCGGGGCCTGCCTCCTAccaattacctacctaggtcggCTTGGTATGCATCGAAAGCATCTTATGTCGGGCCAATTGGTGGCCTTCTCCCCCATGCAAGGAAGATCGGATCCCTGGAAAACGAATAAAAGTTCCGCAGGAAAATGTGTCGTTCCGACGACTGATACAAAGAGGAATGATGGGCAATAATGTATGACCTCATCACACACTACCAATGACAGATTGGTATTTACGTACATCAAACAAACAGCCAGCCTGCAGTTGGCAAGCTGAGTCTGGGCGAGGCGCGCCTAggtatctagaactagttctagctgCCTAGCAAGCCTAGTTCCAGTTCTAAGGGGGCCCATATcatacagcccccaagtaattctaggtctagatagaactagttctagagtaGAAGAGATAGGCACGCGCTCGAGGTAGCAAGGCAGGTGGGTATGCATGCACGTAATGTAGGGTGTCAACCTTTTACACCCCGTTGCCGATCAACCTTCCCTCACGAGGCTGCACGGCTTGCTTCCACGTCGTCCTCCCCCTCACCATCCGCCCAGACAACAATATTGGCGGGGGGGTCCGGCAGCTCGGCAAAGAAGCGCCGGACGCTGTCTTCACTGTATCTCATACTGAAATGCACCAGCACAAACGTAGTGTGGGGAAACCGGCGTACTACAGGTTCGAGGTCGGCCCATAGGGTATGCTTGGTCTTTTCGGCTTGGGCCCGATGCTCTTCGAACAAGAAGGAGCACTCGGTGATGACGACGGGAATCCCGTCCTGGAGCCAGTCTGGACCCACTGACAATGTTGCTGCCGTCGTGTCTCCTAGAAATGCAAATAGTGGCGTCAAGTGCGGCGCGGTGATGGCCTCGGCGCCTTGGGCCTGCCGCAACTCCTTGAGTTTGGCGCCCGGGAGATCACGATATTCGGGCCGCAACCGCCTCGAATTCAACCCAAAGACGTAGCCAAGACAAGGCACCGTGTGGTCACATGCAAAAGCGGTCGCCGTAAAGGTTTGAGCCCGTCTCAGTGGAATGGTCTCGCCGTCGGTGAGGCCGTGGATCACATGTGTGTCCAACGATGTCCGGCCCTTTGGGCGTATGCCTTTGCCGTCCCAATCTCTATCGGCCTGTGCGGGATCCGTGGAGCCGGCCTGGCCTTTGTTTTGACTTGGTGCCTGAGCCTGATGATCCTCAACCTCAACCTCATCGACTTCGTCCTCGTTCCAGTCTGCAGCAGCCTCAAGGTCATCGGCAGTGATGAGACCCCCCTTGTTCAAGAGGGTTTTCGAACTGATGAAGGCCTCGAGTGCCCATACCATCTCCTTTGGACAGTAAATATCTGGCCGATCAGCCCTGGTGACGAAGCAAGGCGTGAGTAGCGTGTGGTCGCTATGGCCATGTGTCAAGAAAATATGCTTTGGGCGAAGGTTGTTCACCACAAGACCGGCGTCAAGAAGCAGATTGAGCTGCGGGATGACGAAGGATGTATGCCAGGCTGCTCGTGAGCGACCAGTCAAGACATACTGAGAGTAGGGCGCTGGGAACCGCCACTCGAGGATATCCGAGCGAGGCGATTGTGGGAGCGGAGTTGCGAAGCGCGGTTTTGAATTGCTGGTCGTTTCCCTCTCTCCTTCCTTTCCAGGCATTGCAGCGTCAATCTCAGTGATTCCACTCGACGAAACTCACAATTTTGGCAGATTGGCAGATGAATCGAAAGATGAAAATTAAGATTCAAGGCGTCTTTCGTTTCATTCAAGTTGGCGGTGTCTGTTCTGTGCTCCGCCAAAGAATCCCCACTTATATTTGCCAGTCAGTCAACCTCCTGCTTCTCGCCATATCCACCCGACCAATGTCAGATCAACAAAGCTTTCAACTGCTACAGTGTGACATATTTGGTGATTATTGCCGGTATCATAACCACATTTACGAAGGGAGTTCAAGATGAGCCCccaatgcttcctcgacggcTCGCGCATgcaaaccccccccccccccccccacatTAATCTGGGGTTTGTTATGAGCAGTCCTTCGTATTCAGCGGCAAGCTTGGAAAATGTGTGCAACTGGCATCTACACGTCCGACTTATCCTTCCAAAATCATGCTTTATCGACCTGATGAAGCATCACGACGAACGAGAATCATGGAAGAATAATCATTATATATTCGAGTGTAGTGGATGGCGCCGCAGGAAGTGGCAGCGGAGGTCTTATAGCTCGTCATCTTTTCATGGACACGCACGAGCCTGTCTGCCATCTTGTTTTCAGATCAAACCGTCCCCAAACCTTCAGTTTGCCACATAATCTCACTGAGGTTGAGCAGCTTGTCGGACATCTGCCTCTTTGCGGCGCCGGCAATTCCTCGCTCGGGATTTGCAAGCTGCTCACTGAAGCAAAGCTCGATCAGTGCCTTGAGCTCATCGTACGTAAATCTTATCCCCTCCTTCTTGTCATCCGCCGCGTCCTTCTTGGCCCTGTCGAGAATCGAGTCCGGTCCAACTTCAAAGAGACCAAAATAGTCAGCGGCGCGAGCGAGATCCACACCCTCTTCGATATTTTTGAGGTTTTGCTGCAGCACCAGGATGTTGAGTTTCATGCGCCCGCAGCCCTTGGCATTCATGGGCGACACCACAGACGCGTTGACGACGAGGTATGAGTTGATGAGTAGCCCAAGGCCGCCCCGTATGAACGACACCTCGCGCTCCCGAAGGTATCGGGTGATGGTTTCGTCGTACTGAACCAGCTCGCTATTAAGGGATAAAATTTGTGGATCTGGCTCCGAGACCTCTTGGTCAAGCAGGTATGGCGCAGTCTCTGGGGAGAGGGCTATTCGCAATGAGTATGCGATACGGCTGCGCACTTCCATGTGAAGCGTCAGGAGGGCCGTGGCAGCGAGCTCTTCATAAGACGATACAATGCCATCGAAAGATCTGGATCAATGCCGGTTAGTGTCATTCGCGAGTCCACATGTTCCAGCATGGGACAACTTACTGGACTGTCTCCTGCGTCATAGGCAGATACACAGGACCTTGCTCGGTTGCCGGCTTGTTCGGGTCATTCAACAATGACCAACGCTTGTTGGCCTTGGGCATATTTGAGCTCGACGAGTCGGCTTCGTTCTTTGTGATATGGCGAAGCCCTAAAACCTTGGTAGCAAGCCATTTCATACTTGTGTAAAGTAGGCATATGGAAGAGATTGTATCTCTATCCGAAATGACGTCGCTGAGCTCAAGCTTTTTCTCGTTGGCGTGCTCTATCAGCAATGCTATTTCCTTCTCCAGCAACTCTGGATCGGGATTGGGGCTATCAGCCATCCAAAGCTGCTTCATAGTCTCGAGGATCTCGCTCGGCTCTGTGGCCATCGTAGCCGATGCTCGTAGTCTTTGGGCCTCACTACCGGCTTGCTCCTCAGTCTTTGCAACTAGTGTTCTATACCAGCGGAAACAGCGGTCGTAGTAACGCATCATCTGGGCAATGATAAGCGTGCTGAGAGCTTGGTCATGTGGGATTGTTCCTAGCATGCGACAAAAGGCTGTGACAATAgcaaagaaagacgtcgTGCCCTTGAATACAGGTCGGCGTGCCACCAGACTCCAATCTGGGTCCTGCTGGAACGAGTCGGTCTCGCCAAAGACGGTGTCACTAAGCTTGCCCAGGGTCTCATCCAGCTGTGGCTGAAAGACATTTACTAGGAAGTTGTCGAGGAATGAGGTAAGGGTACTGGTTGCCAGATCTGAACCAGGTG
This DNA window, taken from Pyricularia oryzae 70-15 chromosome 6, whole genome shotgun sequence, encodes the following:
- a CDS encoding alpha-1,2 glucosyltransferase ALG10, which gives rise to MGLFEMLPVSRLVHILVIYAASFAITDVMEDSFIQSRRLLLNRFIYRTGLFLVIIAACIWLAIVNTKVPEPYLDEVFHIPQAEKYLQGRWVEWDDKITTPPGLYLVSYVLVKARTWLSASAAAVNPRYSQDGVTAASLLRESNVYAVMAIAALVLRCRRFIETRHAPTNAKGPHFDSMYSIHTTVNITLFPVIFFFSGLYYTDLWSTATVLWAYENHLKRLTEQTTFWNDINTVILGVTALFMRQTNVFWVVVYFGGLESIHAIKKGAGSSSSKAVKAANIRDLAHALETYWALYAAGNIHDPPLSAASTYDVVWLVLSVAIAAVHNLPRVLRQVWPHISILGLFAGFVAWNGGVVLGDKSNHVATLHLAQMLYIWPLIAFFSAPLMLRCLVSTALYLRKLLQGHSAQPQKERSTKSSQKDWTLTCIGFIQQHTSSGLPFPLWYVSAAVATVIVHKSTIIHPFTLADNRHYMFYVFRYSILRRPEVRYLLVPFYVVCHRLCWHLLGGSSTQDGQRISFIQAPGVETVSSAPPKDTIKLKEEGRPEDGGESLSTGVLWLSATALSLITAPLVEPRYFIVPWVMWRIMVPAWRVQEPRSGEKGLLTRLRSWTQGLDLRLVLETLWFVAINLGTMYMFICRPYHWKDVDGKLMDEGRLQRFMW